In the Corynebacterium suedekumii genome, one interval contains:
- a CDS encoding GTP pyrophosphokinase, with protein MSDRIARLGSRYHEWRRTHPDVADDFGGSIEDLLADAGVTYDRVTARLKDWPSLKAKARKKGPDGEFLYPEPWTDIHDLIGVRVTTFHSTEIPVAIGVLQQSFTVERSVDKTAETRVAGGFGYGSHHLILTVDENSSDIEELTPYQGVSFEVQVRTVLQHAWAEFEHDIRYKRGGEDLDPRVDRAFTLAAGLIELADQQFDQIAALQDAEGSPADDVDLTAETLPGVLAMLLGNRFPGSRSENYRWLERLLNANGITTVAELEKLLNPNDIEAVHQAVQYRFHPGQIRLIDDLLLRRFGQEHINRTGSTGSRPSQRPHQLAGRLKRMRAARIVPDTRRSPQ; from the coding sequence ATGTCTGACCGTATCGCCCGCCTGGGCAGCCGCTACCATGAGTGGCGCCGCACCCACCCGGACGTCGCCGATGACTTCGGCGGCTCGATCGAGGACCTGCTGGCCGATGCCGGCGTCACCTACGACCGGGTGACCGCCCGGCTGAAGGACTGGCCCTCGCTCAAGGCCAAGGCCCGGAAGAAGGGCCCCGACGGGGAGTTCCTCTACCCGGAGCCGTGGACCGACATCCACGATCTCATCGGCGTGCGGGTGACCACCTTCCACTCGACCGAGATCCCGGTGGCCATCGGGGTGCTCCAGCAGTCCTTCACCGTGGAACGTTCCGTGGACAAGACCGCCGAGACCCGCGTCGCGGGCGGATTCGGCTACGGCTCCCATCACCTCATCCTCACCGTCGACGAGAACTCCTCCGACATCGAGGAACTCACCCCGTACCAGGGTGTGTCCTTCGAGGTGCAGGTGCGCACCGTGCTGCAGCACGCCTGGGCCGAGTTCGAGCACGACATCCGCTACAAGCGCGGTGGCGAGGACCTCGACCCGCGGGTGGACCGGGCGTTCACCCTCGCCGCCGGCCTCATCGAGCTGGCGGACCAGCAGTTCGACCAGATCGCCGCCCTCCAGGACGCCGAGGGCTCGCCCGCCGACGACGTCGACCTCACCGCGGAGACGCTGCCCGGTGTGCTCGCCATGCTGCTGGGCAACCGCTTCCCCGGCTCCCGGTCGGAGAACTACCGGTGGCTGGAGCGGCTGCTCAACGCCAACGGCATCACCACCGTCGCCGAGCTGGAGAAGCTGCTCAACCCGAACGACATCGAGGCCGTGCACCAGGCGGTGCAGTACCGGTTCCACCCCGGCCAGATCCGCCTCATCGACGACCTGCTGCTGCGCCGTTTCGGGCAGGAGCACATCAACCGGACCGGTTCCACCGGTTCCCGTCCGTCCCAGCGGCCCCACCAGTTGGCGGGCCGGTTGAAAAGAATGCGTGCCGCGCGGATTGTGCCGGACACCCGGCGGTCTCCGCAGTAG
- a CDS encoding Atu2307/SP_0267 family LLM class monooxygenase, with translation MTQRITFGLDTFGDVTRSPDGGDLLPYDQVIRNIVAEGVLADEVGIDVFGIGEHHRDDFAVSAPDVVLTAIAATTRNIHLTTSVIVLSSDDPVRVFERFSTLQAISDGRAEMTLGRGSFTESFPLFGYDLQNYEQLFEEKLDLMRTILDADAADEPVTWHRGSLRPGLDNQRLYPTLATPLPVWVAVGGSPESVVRAARHRFPLMLAVIGGAARRFRPFVDLYRRANDEFGQPQLPVGIHSPGLIAPTDDAAQERLFEEWMAGQRRIGAERGWPAPTMEQFTREITHGALYVGSPDTVAAKIADTITALDLDRFVLKYANGPVAHEHNLETIRLYGEEVIPRVRRILDQRS, from the coding sequence ATGACTCAGCGCATCACCTTCGGCCTCGACACCTTCGGCGACGTCACCCGCTCCCCCGACGGTGGCGATCTCCTCCCCTACGACCAGGTCATCCGCAACATCGTCGCCGAGGGTGTCCTCGCCGACGAGGTCGGCATCGACGTCTTCGGCATCGGCGAACACCACCGCGACGACTTCGCGGTCTCCGCCCCGGACGTCGTCCTCACCGCCATCGCAGCTACGACCCGGAACATCCACCTCACCACCTCCGTCATCGTGCTGTCCTCGGATGACCCGGTCCGCGTCTTCGAACGCTTCTCCACCCTCCAGGCCATCTCGGACGGCCGCGCCGAGATGACCCTCGGCCGGGGCTCCTTCACCGAGTCCTTCCCCCTGTTCGGCTACGACCTGCAGAACTATGAGCAGCTCTTCGAGGAGAAGCTCGACCTCATGCGGACCATCCTTGACGCCGACGCCGCCGACGAACCCGTCACCTGGCACCGCGGCTCACTGCGCCCGGGCCTGGACAACCAGCGCCTCTACCCCACCCTGGCCACCCCGCTGCCCGTGTGGGTCGCCGTCGGCGGATCCCCGGAATCGGTCGTCCGCGCCGCCCGCCACCGCTTCCCCCTCATGCTCGCCGTCATCGGTGGCGCCGCCCGCCGTTTCCGCCCCTTCGTCGACCTCTACCGCCGGGCCAACGACGAGTTCGGTCAGCCCCAGCTGCCCGTGGGCATCCACTCCCCGGGCCTGATCGCCCCCACCGACGATGCGGCCCAGGAGCGCCTGTTCGAGGAGTGGATGGCCGGACAGCGTCGCATCGGCGCCGAACGTGGCTGGCCCGCCCCCACGATGGAGCAGTTCACCCGGGAGATCACCCACGGCGCCCTCTACGTCGGCTCCCCCGACACCGTGGCCGCCAAGATCGCCGACACGATCACCGCGCTCGACCTCGACCGATTCGTGCTCAAGTACGCCAACGGTCCGGTCGCCCACGAACACAACCTGGAGACCATCCGCCTCTACGGCGAGGAGGTCATCCCGCGGGTGCGCCGGATCCTCGACCAGCGCAGCTAG
- a CDS encoding RNA-binding S4 domain-containing protein gives MTQPDGLPVRIDVWVWAVRIFKTRSDAATAVRAGHVKLNGSATKPAQQVVPGDRIRVWVNHRELDLEVLATVRKRVGAPVARTCYVDHSPPPPPKEILASQPRRDRGAGRPTKRERRELDRLRGRNS, from the coding sequence ATGACCCAGCCCGACGGACTTCCCGTCCGCATCGACGTGTGGGTGTGGGCGGTACGGATCTTCAAGACCCGCTCTGATGCGGCCACCGCCGTGCGCGCCGGGCACGTCAAACTCAACGGCTCGGCGACGAAACCCGCCCAGCAGGTCGTCCCCGGTGACCGGATCCGCGTGTGGGTCAACCACCGGGAACTGGACCTGGAGGTGCTGGCCACCGTGCGCAAGCGGGTCGGTGCCCCCGTCGCCCGGACCTGCTACGTCGACCATTCCCCGCCCCCGCCGCCGAAGGAGATCCTCGCCTCCCAGCCGCGCCGCGACCGGGGTGCCGGCCGCCCGACGAAGCGGGAGCGCCGCGAGCTCGACCGCCTGCGGGGCCGGAACTCCTAG
- a CDS encoding IMPACT family protein — MQTSYALPAAGRTWTHRWEVKRSKFLTFARRVMSEEAARDFIAEVRREYPDARHHCSAYLLHVDGANPVERSSDDGEPSGTAGTPMLDMLRGSGLIDVAVVVVRYFGGVKLGAGGLVHAYSQSVQQVLPLVDRVTRSRRELYTVTAPHAEAGRLEAELRARDLVVDVAYGAEVTMTLAVAPGGRTELASTLASLTAGVAEPAEAGTAWVES, encoded by the coding sequence ATGCAGACCTCCTACGCGTTGCCCGCCGCCGGCCGCACGTGGACGCACCGATGGGAGGTCAAGCGGTCGAAGTTCCTCACTTTCGCCCGCCGGGTGATGTCGGAGGAGGCGGCCCGTGACTTCATCGCCGAGGTCAGGCGGGAGTACCCGGACGCCCGCCACCACTGCAGCGCCTACCTGCTGCACGTCGACGGGGCGAATCCCGTCGAGCGTTCCTCCGATGACGGTGAGCCCTCGGGGACCGCGGGGACACCGATGCTGGACATGCTCCGCGGGTCCGGGCTTATCGACGTCGCCGTGGTCGTCGTCCGCTACTTCGGCGGCGTCAAGCTCGGCGCCGGCGGCCTGGTCCACGCCTACTCGCAGTCGGTCCAGCAGGTGCTGCCGCTGGTGGACCGGGTCACCCGCAGCCGACGGGAGCTGTACACCGTCACCGCGCCCCATGCCGAGGCCGGGCGGCTCGAGGCGGAGCTGCGGGCACGCGATCTCGTGGTCGACGTGGCCTACGGTGCGGAGGTGACGATGACCCTCGCCGTGGCCCCGGGTGGGAGAACGGAGCTGGCGTCGACCCTGGCGTCCCTGACCGCCGGGGTGGCGGAGCCGGCGGAGGCGGGCACGGCCTGGGTGGAGTCGTGA
- the treZ gene encoding malto-oligosyltrehalose trehalohydrolase produces the protein MSAYEPFAVWAPYPQDVRLRLGDDTLPMRRISADWWVADQIAEPGMRYGFELHDGNNWAGPFPDPRTTSQPDGIHGLSEVTDPAYDWTSDNWTGRDLAGQVIYELHVGTFTPEGTFEGVIEKLGYLRDLGVTAIELMPVQPFGGDRNWGYDGVDWMAVHHTYGGPDGLKKLVDAAHNAGIGVILDVVYNHFGPDGNYNGMYGPYTSGGTTGWGEVVNISGPHSDEVRAFILDTVRQWFVEYRIDGLRLDAVHALDDVGAYSIMEQIQAVADDATVRTGVPRYVIAESDLNDPRLVTSREAGGYGLAGQWLDDIHHALHTMVSGETHAYYEDYGSLDALDKTLREAYFFTGTYSSFRGRHHGRPINRATMPAHRFVTYTTTHDQVGNRATGDRPSMNLTPAQQVLKAAVILSSPYTPMVFMGEEYGAQTPFAFFCSHTDEKLNQLTTEGRKREFARAGWNHDEVPDPASPTTYESSKLDWNFSDEQETIVDAYRTLLRLRTELGLARADLTQLIVETGTEDDRWLAMGYDDVMLVANLSSAPVAVPFGGELVYSFGSPTVGLDATELEAWEFALIRR, from the coding sequence ATGAGTGCGTATGAGCCGTTTGCCGTCTGGGCACCGTATCCCCAGGACGTCCGCCTCCGACTCGGGGACGACACCCTCCCCATGCGGCGGATCTCAGCCGACTGGTGGGTCGCCGACCAGATCGCCGAACCCGGCATGCGCTACGGCTTCGAACTCCACGACGGGAACAACTGGGCCGGCCCCTTCCCCGACCCGCGCACCACCTCCCAGCCCGACGGCATCCACGGTCTCTCCGAGGTCACCGACCCCGCATACGACTGGACCTCCGACAACTGGACCGGCCGCGACCTGGCCGGCCAGGTCATCTACGAACTCCACGTGGGAACCTTCACCCCGGAAGGGACGTTCGAGGGCGTCATCGAGAAGCTCGGCTACCTGCGCGACCTCGGCGTCACCGCCATCGAACTCATGCCCGTCCAACCCTTCGGCGGCGACCGCAACTGGGGCTATGACGGCGTCGACTGGATGGCCGTCCACCACACCTACGGCGGCCCCGACGGCCTGAAGAAGCTTGTCGACGCCGCCCACAACGCCGGCATCGGCGTCATCCTCGACGTCGTGTACAACCACTTCGGCCCCGACGGCAACTACAACGGCATGTACGGCCCCTACACCTCCGGCGGCACCACCGGCTGGGGCGAGGTGGTCAACATCTCCGGCCCCCACTCCGACGAGGTCCGCGCCTTCATCCTCGACACCGTCCGCCAGTGGTTCGTGGAATACCGCATCGACGGCCTACGACTCGACGCCGTCCACGCCCTCGACGACGTCGGCGCCTACTCCATCATGGAACAGATCCAGGCCGTCGCCGACGACGCCACCGTCCGCACCGGCGTCCCCCGCTACGTCATCGCGGAATCCGACCTCAACGACCCCCGCCTGGTCACCTCCCGCGAAGCCGGCGGCTACGGCCTCGCCGGCCAGTGGCTCGACGACATCCACCACGCCCTCCACACCATGGTCTCCGGCGAAACCCACGCCTACTACGAGGACTACGGCTCCCTCGATGCCCTGGACAAGACCCTGCGCGAGGCCTACTTCTTCACCGGCACCTACTCCAGCTTCCGGGGCCGCCACCACGGCCGCCCCATCAACCGGGCCACCATGCCGGCCCACCGCTTCGTCACCTACACCACCACCCACGACCAGGTGGGCAACCGCGCCACCGGCGACCGGCCCTCCATGAACCTCACCCCCGCCCAGCAGGTACTCAAGGCCGCCGTCATCCTCTCCTCCCCCTACACCCCCATGGTCTTCATGGGCGAGGAATACGGCGCACAGACCCCCTTCGCCTTCTTCTGCTCCCACACCGACGAAAAGCTCAACCAGCTGACCACCGAGGGCCGCAAACGCGAATTCGCCCGCGCCGGCTGGAACCACGACGAAGTCCCCGACCCCGCCTCCCCCACCACCTACGAATCCTCCAAGCTGGACTGGAACTTCAGCGACGAGCAGGAGACGATCGTCGACGCCTACCGGACCCTGCTGCGCCTGCGCACCGAACTCGGACTCGCCCGCGCCGACCTCACCCAGCTCATCGTCGAGACCGGCACCGAGGACGACCGCTGGCTCGCCATGGGCTACGACGACGTCATGCTCGTGGCCAACCTCTCCTCCGCACCGGTGGCGGTGCCCTTCGGCGGCGAGTTGGTGTACTCCTTCGGCTCACCCACCGTCGGGCTCGACGCCACCGAGCTGGAGGCCTGGGAGTTTGCGTTGATCAGGCGGTAA
- the ilvA gene encoding threonine ammonia-lyase IlvA, giving the protein MSENQSGTITAPSTYTPVRASDIQLAQARISSVIAPTPLQYCPRLSEDTGVEVYLKREDLQDVRSYKIRGAYFAIANLDAEQRAAGIVAASAGNHAQGVAYACRTMGIQGRIFVPSQTPKQKRDRIQVHGGDMVDLVVTGNNFDEAAAAARADAAERGATIIEPFDARDTVIGQGTVAAEILSQLTTIGKSLDTVFVPVGGAGLLAGVTSYLADMAPRTAIVGVEPAGAASLQAALDAGEPVTLDKVDSFVDGAAVRRIGELPYHTVEANQGRIHVINVSEGAVCTEMLELYQNEGIIAEPAGALSVTGLREMNLAPGSVVVCIISGGNNDVLRYAEIMERSLVHRGLKHYFLVNFPQEPGQLRHFLTDILGPDDDITLFEYLKRNNRETGAALVGLELGRASDLDPLLDRMTASRINCEHLQPNTPEYEYLVST; this is encoded by the coding sequence ATGAGCGAGAACCAGTCCGGCACCATCACCGCCCCGTCCACCTACACGCCCGTACGCGCGTCGGACATTCAGCTGGCGCAGGCGCGGATCTCCTCGGTGATCGCCCCCACCCCGCTGCAGTACTGCCCCCGACTGTCCGAGGACACCGGCGTCGAGGTCTACCTCAAGCGCGAGGACCTCCAGGACGTGCGCTCCTACAAGATCCGCGGCGCCTACTTCGCCATCGCCAACCTCGACGCCGAACAGCGCGCCGCCGGCATCGTCGCCGCCTCCGCCGGCAACCACGCCCAGGGTGTCGCGTACGCCTGCCGCACCATGGGCATCCAGGGCCGCATCTTCGTCCCCAGCCAGACACCGAAGCAGAAACGCGACCGCATCCAGGTCCACGGCGGCGACATGGTCGACCTCGTGGTCACCGGCAACAACTTCGACGAAGCCGCCGCCGCCGCGCGTGCCGACGCCGCCGAACGCGGCGCCACCATCATCGAGCCCTTCGACGCCCGCGACACCGTCATCGGCCAGGGCACCGTCGCCGCCGAGATCCTCAGCCAGCTCACCACCATCGGCAAGTCCCTGGACACCGTCTTCGTCCCCGTCGGCGGCGCCGGCCTGCTCGCCGGAGTCACCAGCTACCTCGCCGACATGGCACCACGCACCGCCATCGTCGGCGTCGAACCCGCCGGCGCCGCCTCCCTCCAGGCCGCCCTCGACGCCGGTGAACCCGTCACCCTGGACAAAGTCGACTCCTTCGTCGACGGCGCCGCCGTCAGACGCATCGGCGAACTGCCGTACCACACCGTCGAAGCCAACCAGGGCCGCATCCACGTCATCAACGTGTCCGAAGGCGCCGTCTGCACCGAGATGCTCGAGCTCTACCAGAACGAGGGCATCATCGCCGAGCCCGCCGGCGCCCTCTCCGTCACCGGCCTGCGCGAAATGAACCTCGCCCCCGGCTCCGTCGTCGTGTGCATCATCTCCGGCGGCAACAACGACGTCCTCCGCTACGCCGAGATCATGGAACGCTCCCTCGTCCACCGCGGCCTCAAGCACTACTTCCTGGTCAACTTCCCCCAGGAACCCGGCCAGCTCCGCCACTTCCTCACCGACATCCTCGGCCCCGACGACGACATCACCCTCTTCGAGTACCTCAAGCGCAACAACCGCGAAACCGGTGCGGCCCTGGTCGGCCTCGAACTCGGCCGCGCCAGCGACCTCGACCCACTGCTCGACCGCATGACGGCCTCCCGCATCAACTGCGAGCACCTGCAGCCGAACACCCCCGAGTACGAGTACCTGGTGAGCACGTAG
- a CDS encoding choice-of-anchor I family protein, which translates to MSLSLRRSAVALCAASVTGFSLVTPAHAALVDAPVTHSAPGAALAVEPIGTYETGIFDQSAAEIVAHHADSQRVMVVNANSGEIDVLDISDPTAPTLLHSVDAGADTTINSVAVRADGLAVATVEPADKTAPGEVIFFDAAGDGEVLGRAGVGSLPDMVTITEDGTHALVANEAEPAEDYSVDPEGSVSVITLPADLSGLAAVEVRTADFRAFNAEGALPEGVRVFGQVGASTTVAQNLEPEYITTSGGKAYVSLQENNALAVVDIASATVEAVHPLGTVDLTEVPMDISNRDDAIDIRNWPIRSFLMPDAIESYSAGGNTYIVTANEGDARDWEAYSEEARVKDLGSDGLAPICEGYAGMTAGEIETFREDANAGRLTITTVDGLTADGSCYEQIHGYGGRGFSIVDAAGNRVFNSDDEFEQIIAEAVPEYFNSNHSESGFDGRSDDKGPEPEGVALGEIDGRTYAFIGLERVGGVMVYDVTVPQAASFVTYVNNRDFSHSVEDDGDAVLSQAGDLGPEGLAFISAGDSPTGQDLLVVGNEVSGTTTIFGVTSLLSGGSSGPSLSSGLSSGSSR; encoded by the coding sequence ATGTCCTTGTCCCTCCGTCGTTCCGCCGTCGCCCTGTGCGCGGCCTCCGTCACCGGTTTCTCCCTCGTCACCCCGGCTCACGCCGCGCTTGTCGACGCCCCCGTCACCCACTCCGCACCGGGTGCGGCGTTGGCGGTGGAACCCATCGGCACCTACGAGACCGGCATCTTCGACCAGTCCGCCGCCGAGATCGTCGCCCACCATGCCGACTCCCAGCGGGTGATGGTGGTCAACGCGAACTCCGGTGAGATCGACGTCCTGGACATCTCCGACCCCACCGCCCCGACCCTGCTCCACTCGGTCGACGCCGGTGCGGACACGACCATCAACTCGGTCGCGGTGCGTGCCGACGGCCTCGCCGTCGCCACCGTCGAGCCCGCCGACAAGACCGCCCCCGGCGAGGTCATCTTCTTCGACGCCGCCGGTGACGGCGAGGTGCTCGGCCGCGCGGGGGTCGGTTCCCTCCCCGACATGGTCACCATCACCGAGGACGGCACCCACGCCCTCGTGGCCAACGAGGCTGAGCCGGCCGAGGACTACTCGGTCGACCCGGAGGGCTCCGTCTCCGTGATCACCCTGCCCGCCGATCTGTCCGGTCTCGCCGCCGTGGAGGTCCGCACCGCCGACTTCCGTGCCTTCAACGCCGAGGGCGCACTGCCGGAGGGGGTGCGTGTCTTCGGCCAGGTGGGCGCCTCCACCACCGTCGCCCAGAATCTCGAGCCCGAGTACATCACCACCTCCGGTGGTAAGGCCTACGTGTCCCTGCAGGAGAACAACGCCCTGGCGGTGGTGGACATCGCCTCCGCCACCGTCGAGGCGGTCCACCCGCTGGGCACCGTCGACCTCACCGAGGTGCCGATGGACATCTCCAACCGCGACGACGCCATCGACATCAGGAACTGGCCCATCAGGTCCTTCCTCATGCCCGACGCGATCGAGTCCTACTCCGCCGGCGGGAACACCTACATCGTCACCGCCAACGAGGGTGACGCCCGCGACTGGGAGGCCTACTCCGAGGAGGCCCGCGTCAAGGACCTCGGCTCGGATGGTCTCGCCCCCATCTGTGAGGGCTACGCCGGGATGACCGCCGGGGAGATCGAGACCTTCCGCGAGGACGCGAACGCCGGCCGCCTCACCATCACCACCGTCGACGGCCTCACCGCCGACGGGAGCTGCTACGAGCAGATCCACGGCTACGGCGGCCGCGGATTCTCCATTGTCGACGCCGCCGGCAACCGCGTGTTCAACTCCGACGACGAGTTCGAGCAGATCATCGCCGAGGCCGTGCCCGAGTACTTCAACTCCAACCACTCCGAGTCGGGTTTCGACGGCCGCTCCGACGACAAGGGCCCCGAGCCGGAGGGGGTCGCCCTCGGCGAGATCGACGGTCGCACCTACGCCTTCATCGGCCTCGAGCGCGTCGGCGGTGTCATGGTCTACGACGTCACCGTGCCGCAGGCGGCATCCTTTGTCACCTACGTCAACAACCGCGACTTCTCCCACTCCGTCGAGGACGACGGCGACGCGGTTCTGTCTCAGGCCGGTGACCTCGGCCCCGAGGGTCTGGCCTTCATTTCCGCCGGCGACTCCCCGACAGGCCAGGATCTGCTCGTCGTGGGCAACGAGGTCTCCGGCACCACGACGATCTTCGGGGTCACGAGCCTGCTCAGCGGCGGTTCTTCCGGCCCTTCGCTTTCCTCCGGGCTTTCTTCCGGCTCCAGCCGCTGA
- a CDS encoding cobalamin-independent methionine synthase II family protein, which translates to MSVNKIRTTHVGSLPRTPELLDANTRRANGELGDEQFLEILQGAVDQVVQRQVDLGIDIINEGEYGHITSGAIDYGAWWNYSFTRLGGLTMTDEDRWASQEVARSTPGNIKLTSFPDRRDRALFDEAYSDPDSGIFAGRAKVGNPKFTGPITYIGQDEVEADVKLLRGAMDKSGATDAFVAALSPGSAARLKNEHYSTDDEVVWACADAMAQEYKAITDAGFTVQLDAPDLAESWDQINPEPSLDDYRDWLRTRVDAINHAVKGLPRELTRLHICWGSWHGPHATDVPFGDIAEEILRAEVGGFSFEGASPRHAHEWRVWQDHKLPEGAVIYPGVISHSTNAIEHPRLVADRIIQFAEVVGPENVVASTDCGLGGRLNQQIAWAKLESLVEGARIATEELF; encoded by the coding sequence ATGTCCGTCAACAAGATCCGCACCACCCACGTGGGTTCCCTCCCGCGCACCCCGGAACTGCTCGACGCCAACACCCGCCGTGCCAACGGTGAGCTGGGCGACGAGCAGTTCCTCGAGATCCTCCAGGGTGCCGTCGACCAGGTCGTGCAGCGCCAGGTGGACCTGGGCATCGACATCATCAACGAGGGCGAGTACGGCCACATCACCTCCGGCGCCATCGACTACGGCGCCTGGTGGAACTACTCCTTCACCCGCCTCGGCGGCCTCACCATGACCGATGAGGACCGCTGGGCCTCCCAGGAGGTCGCCCGCTCGACCCCGGGCAACATCAAGCTCACCTCCTTCCCGGACCGCCGGGACCGCGCCCTGTTCGACGAGGCCTACTCCGACCCGGACTCCGGCATCTTCGCCGGCCGCGCCAAGGTGGGCAACCCGAAGTTCACCGGCCCGATCACCTACATCGGTCAGGACGAGGTAGAGGCGGACGTCAAGCTCCTCCGCGGCGCCATGGACAAGTCCGGTGCCACCGACGCCTTCGTGGCCGCGCTGTCCCCGGGTTCCGCGGCCCGTCTGAAGAACGAGCACTACAGCACCGACGACGAGGTCGTGTGGGCCTGCGCCGACGCGATGGCCCAGGAGTACAAGGCCATCACCGACGCCGGCTTCACCGTCCAGCTCGACGCCCCGGATCTCGCCGAGTCCTGGGACCAGATCAACCCGGAGCCGTCCCTGGACGACTACCGCGACTGGCTGCGCACCCGCGTCGACGCCATCAACCACGCCGTCAAGGGCCTGCCCCGCGAGCTGACCCGCCTGCACATCTGCTGGGGCTCCTGGCACGGGCCGCACGCCACCGACGTCCCCTTCGGTGACATCGCCGAGGAGATCCTCCGCGCCGAGGTCGGCGGCTTCTCCTTCGAGGGTGCCTCTCCGCGGCACGCCCACGAGTGGCGGGTCTGGCAGGACCACAAGCTGCCGGAGGGTGCGGTCATCTACCCGGGTGTCATCTCCCACAGCACCAACGCCATCGAGCACCCGCGCCTGGTGGCCGACCGCATCATCCAGTTCGCGGAGGTCGTCGGCCCGGAGAACGTCGTCGCCTCCACCGACTGTGGTCTGGGCGGCCGCCTCAACCAGCAGATCGCCTGGGCGAAGCTGGAGTCGCTCGTCGAGGGCGCACGCATCGCCACGGAGGAACTGTTCTAG